The Methanohalophilus portucalensis genome window below encodes:
- a CDS encoding universal stress protein, whose product MNDMAEINTVLVAFSATSIHRNLAKAALDMAEEKDARLIILNVRDKNMAEKVARVTKDQGFMGRGVVEKLAADIKRDRDELIAQRLGMVEEEAGKRGIEFETVKVKGDFVKQVIETAGMYGADVVMVASSSVVNDIEKKIDAEVYSFE is encoded by the coding sequence ATGAATGATATGGCAGAGATCAATACAGTGCTCGTGGCCTTTTCGGCAACCTCGATCCACCGCAATCTGGCAAAGGCAGCCCTTGATATGGCAGAAGAGAAGGATGCCAGGCTTATCATACTGAATGTGCGCGACAAGAATATGGCTGAAAAGGTGGCCAGGGTTACGAAGGACCAGGGTTTCATGGGCAGGGGTGTTGTGGAGAAACTGGCGGCTGATATCAAGAGAGATCGGGATGAGTTGATCGCCCAGAGACTCGGGATGGTGGAAGAAGAGGCTGGAAAGCGTGGGATTGAGTTTGAGACGGTGAAGGTCAAGGGAGATTTTGTGAAGCAGGTAATTGAGACTGCGGGGATGTATGGTGCTGATGTGGTGATGGTTGCTTCCAGTTCCGTTGTAAATGATATTGAAAAGAAAATAGACGCAGAAGTTTATTCATTTGAGTGA
- the cysQ gene encoding 3'(2'),5'-bisphosphate nucleotidase CysQ, with amino-acid sequence MNKETIPKMLKELIEISKDAGNIILNYYDNPEQSIQIKEDESPLTKADTESNEYICGKLKELYNIPIISEECYDEYEIRKGFSEFFLVDPLDGTKEFIERNGEFTVNIAYVKNKKPVMGVIYVPASGTTFFAAENFGSYVENKDGIQKLPLSKPSKKELSATGSRKHSTNLDADFARMNNIQETVPAGSSLKFCKVAMGDAHLYPRFQGSMEWDIAAGHIVAKEAGCNLVDLKTMKEPEYNKESLLNNYFIVLTKGLDISSIKIPEI; translated from the coding sequence ATGAATAAAGAAACTATTCCCAAAATGTTGAAAGAATTAATTGAAATATCCAAGGATGCCGGAAACATCATCCTGAATTACTATGATAACCCGGAACAATCCATCCAGATAAAGGAAGATGAGTCCCCCCTGACAAAGGCAGACACTGAATCCAATGAATACATCTGTGGAAAACTTAAGGAATTGTACAACATCCCTATTATTTCGGAAGAATGTTATGATGAATATGAGATAAGAAAAGGCTTTTCTGAATTTTTCCTCGTCGACCCCCTGGATGGGACAAAGGAATTTATCGAGCGCAACGGCGAATTCACAGTAAATATTGCATACGTGAAAAACAAAAAACCTGTAATGGGAGTCATCTATGTCCCGGCATCCGGAACTACATTTTTTGCAGCCGAAAATTTTGGCTCTTATGTGGAAAACAAAGACGGTATACAAAAGCTGCCTTTGAGTAAACCTTCAAAGAAAGAACTTTCTGCCACCGGCAGCAGAAAGCATAGTACAAATCTCGATGCAGACTTTGCCCGGATGAACAATATCCAGGAAACGGTTCCTGCAGGCTCTTCCCTTAAATTCTGCAAAGTGGCTATGGGAGATGCTCATTTATATCCAAGATTCCAGGGTTCAATGGAATGGGATATTGCAGCAGGTCATATCGTTGCAAAGGAAGCCGGATGCAATTTAGTAGACCTTAAAACAATGAAAGAGCCTGAATACAACAAGGAATCATTACTGAATAATTATTTTATAGTACTGACCAAGGGGTTAGATATTTCTTCAATAAAGATACCTGAAATATAA
- the cysD gene encoding sulfate adenylyltransferase subunit CysD, with protein MEEKEESYHLSNLKTLEAESIGIIREVAAEFENPVMLYSVGKDSSVMAHLAIKAFYPEKVPFPLLHVDTSYKFPEMYEFRDYYTKKHNLELKVHRNEEALSKGINPLSAGTVKCCAELKTKALLDALKEGGYDAAFGGARRDEEKSRAKERVFSFRDKHGQWDPKNQKPELWNIFNSRIDPGESIRVFPLSNWTELDIWTYIYHENIEVVPLYFAKKRPVIEKNNQLIPVYTDENPEETKEVMCRFRTLGCHYCTGAVRSEADTMPKIIEEMMVARHSERITRVIDHDQDSSMEQKKMEGYF; from the coding sequence ATGGAAGAAAAGGAAGAATCCTACCACCTCTCAAACTTGAAGACACTTGAAGCCGAAAGTATAGGAATAATCAGGGAAGTTGCTGCAGAATTTGAAAATCCGGTGATGCTATATTCTGTTGGCAAAGATTCCTCAGTTATGGCTCATCTGGCAATCAAGGCTTTTTATCCGGAAAAAGTACCTTTCCCTCTCCTGCATGTTGATACCAGCTACAAATTCCCCGAAATGTATGAATTCAGGGACTATTACACAAAAAAACATAATCTGGAACTGAAAGTCCACAGGAATGAAGAAGCTCTGTCAAAAGGAATAAATCCCCTTTCTGCGGGAACAGTCAAATGTTGTGCTGAACTGAAAACTAAGGCCCTGCTGGATGCATTGAAAGAAGGCGGCTATGATGCTGCTTTCGGAGGGGCCAGAAGGGATGAAGAAAAATCCCGGGCAAAAGAGAGGGTTTTTTCATTCCGTGACAAACATGGTCAATGGGACCCAAAGAATCAGAAACCGGAGTTATGGAATATTTTTAATTCAAGGATCGATCCAGGTGAATCCATAAGGGTATTCCCCCTTTCAAACTGGACCGAACTTGATATCTGGACATACATATACCATGAAAATATCGAGGTCGTACCCCTTTACTTTGCAAAAAAGAGACCGGTTATCGAGAAGAATAACCAGCTCATTCCGGTTTATACGGATGAAAATCCGGAAGAGACAAAGGAAGTCATGTGTCGCTTCAGAACCCTTGGATGCCATTACTGCACAGGTGCAGTAAGATCTGAGGCAGACACCATGCCAAAAATTATTGAAGAAATGATGGTTGCACGCCATTCCGAGCGGATTACACGGGTCATTGATCATGATCAGGATAGTTCAATGGAGCAGAAAAAAATGGAGGGGTATTTCTGA
- a CDS encoding SLC13 family permease — MGNGGTNRAVVLFSLIVLIGIFLLPSPDGLSTEAKNALGIFLLAIILWTTNALPLSVTGLFVIVLLPLLNVMSSKAAFALFGNKAVFFILGAFILAAAMMKTGLSKRVALLMLGRFDRTPRRLLCSIMCTSALLSFIMPEHAVAAIMFPVVGSIADSLELEPLNSKYGTLLFLSMAWGTIIGGVGTLLGGARNPLAIGLLEESAGMSISFFEWCVAAIPIVFVMLAAGFVVLNLFFRIDVKDVKAAKDVLARELDNIGQMSIIEKKTAIIITITILAWIFFGTDMGLAVIAILAAVALFMLDILSWDDVESNVNWGIILMYGGAIAMGSALAKTGAALWISNLVLDNGYLTPLLLLIIVSLVSIFLTEGISNSAAVAILLPIGFSIGDVLGINPIAMVYMIAIPAGLAFILPMGTPPNAIAYSSGYYEIKEVILPGLILNLIAWIVFIIMALVYWPLVGINIT, encoded by the coding sequence ATGGGAAATGGTGGCACCAATCGTGCGGTAGTATTATTCAGTTTGATCGTGCTGATTGGCATATTCCTGCTACCTTCCCCGGATGGTCTATCCACGGAAGCAAAAAATGCACTGGGTATCTTTCTTCTTGCCATAATTCTCTGGACTACCAATGCTCTCCCTCTGTCTGTCACCGGTCTTTTTGTAATCGTCCTCCTGCCCCTTCTGAATGTGATGAGCAGTAAGGCCGCTTTTGCTCTATTCGGTAACAAGGCAGTATTCTTTATTCTGGGTGCCTTTATTCTGGCAGCAGCTATGATGAAGACCGGTCTGAGTAAAAGGGTGGCCCTTTTGATGCTCGGCAGGTTTGACCGAACTCCACGTAGGCTGCTCTGCAGCATTATGTGTACCTCCGCCCTTCTTTCCTTCATTATGCCAGAACATGCGGTAGCTGCGATCATGTTCCCTGTGGTAGGGTCCATTGCAGACAGTTTGGAACTGGAACCCTTAAACAGTAAATACGGAACCCTGCTTTTCCTGTCAATGGCATGGGGCACAATTATCGGCGGTGTGGGTACCCTGCTGGGAGGGGCACGTAATCCTCTTGCCATCGGTCTGCTGGAAGAGAGTGCTGGGATGAGCATCTCCTTTTTTGAATGGTGTGTGGCAGCAATTCCCATAGTTTTTGTGATGCTGGCTGCAGGTTTTGTGGTTTTGAACCTTTTTTTCCGTATAGATGTGAAGGACGTGAAGGCTGCAAAGGATGTGCTTGCCAGGGAACTTGATAATATAGGCCAGATGAGTATCATAGAGAAGAAGACTGCAATAATTATAACCATTACAATCCTTGCATGGATCTTTTTCGGTACAGATATGGGGCTGGCTGTAATAGCCATACTGGCCGCAGTTGCTCTTTTCATGCTGGACATCCTGTCCTGGGATGACGTGGAATCCAATGTGAACTGGGGAATCATCCTGATGTATGGCGGGGCCATTGCAATGGGTTCGGCCCTGGCAAAAACAGGGGCTGCGCTCTGGATTTCCAATCTGGTGCTGGACAATGGTTACCTGACCCCCCTGCTTTTGTTGATTATCGTCAGTCTGGTATCGATCTTCCTGACAGAAGGGATCAGTAATTCGGCTGCAGTTGCAATTCTGCTGCCCATTGGTTTCAGTATCGGGGATGTACTGGGCATCAATCCCATCGCCATGGTATACATGATAGCAATCCCCGCGGGCCTGGCTTTCATCCTGCCCATGGGCACGCCTCCCAATGCCATAGCTTATTCTTCGGGGTATTATGAGATAAAGGAAGTTATCCTGCCCGGCCTTATCCTCAATTTAATTGCCTGGATAGTTTTCATTATAATGGCGCTTGTCTACTGGCCATTGGTAGGAATTAATATAACATGA
- the cysC gene encoding adenylyl-sulfate kinase, whose amino-acid sequence MPEEGFTVWFTGWSGAGKTTIAIALEEELKKRNIGPVQRLDGDIIRSDLCSDLGFSKEDRNENIKRATFVAELLSKNGVATLVSFISPYISLRERARHKCHNFIEVYVKCDRDTLINRDVKGLYKQAIEGEIKEFTGITDPYEEPENPEIVLNTAEEDILESVGKVIEYLEEKEHI is encoded by the coding sequence ATGCCAGAGGAAGGATTTACAGTATGGTTTACGGGATGGTCGGGTGCAGGTAAAACTACGATTGCAATTGCCCTTGAAGAAGAACTGAAAAAAAGAAATATTGGACCAGTGCAGAGACTTGATGGAGATATTATCAGAAGTGACCTTTGCAGTGATCTGGGTTTTTCAAAAGAAGACAGAAATGAGAATATCAAAAGGGCCACCTTTGTTGCTGAACTGCTGTCAAAAAATGGTGTCGCAACTCTTGTATCATTCATTTCCCCCTATATATCTCTACGAGAACGTGCAAGACATAAATGCCACAATTTCATTGAAGTTTACGTTAAATGTGATAGGGACACCCTGATTAACCGGGATGTCAAAGGCCTTTATAAACAGGCAATCGAAGGCGAAATTAAGGAATTCACTGGCATCACTGATCCCTATGAAGAGCCTGAAAATCCGGAGATCGTCCTCAATACTGCAGAAGAGGATATCTTGGAATCTGTAGGGAAAGTTATTGAATACCTGGAAGAAAAAGAGCATATCTGA